In the Populus trichocarpa isolate Nisqually-1 chromosome 1, P.trichocarpa_v4.1, whole genome shotgun sequence genome, one interval contains:
- the LOC18094628 gene encoding chaperone protein dnaJ 13 isoform X1, whose translation MDGEEAGPPKRELYALLQVSPEATDEDIRKAYRHWAQVYHPDKYQDFHMQQIATENFQRICQAYEILSDEYKRQIYDIYGMEGINSGLELGPKLDKVEELKAELERLRKRKEEEKMLAHFRPSGTILSHLSLPQFLDGDGIMRGMAMSSEVQSQLSKRTAIAIGGNLEVNENSGGGAASTVLRHQLSPVSSIEFIASAGLRALIGVQTTRNLSLHSTATIAIAKSLRDGSINLSNTWTRQLSETANGNIQLLLGPESSIAVGWQKKHEKMSASGELKIGTSSFAVSAHYTHRFSSKSHGRIAGRFGSTNLEVEVGGGRKLSNFSTVRMLYTIGIQGIFWKFELHRGGQKLIIPMLLSRHLNPVFATGAFVIPTSLYFLLKKFVVKPYYLQREKQKTLENKERNSAQVQEARAAAEKAQQLLKIVANRKISKHLETNELVITKAVYGSSKALKKADESREVNKESASEVFDVTIPLNFLINDSGQLKLHEGVRKSGIMGFCDPCPGEPKLLHVEFTYGGKRFEVEVDDYAALLIPQESHRV comes from the exons atggatggagaagaggcCGGACCACCCAAGAGAGAACTGTACGCACTTCTCCAAGTGTCACCGGAAGCCACCGATGAAGATATCAGAAAGGCTTATCGACATTGGGCTCAAGTTTATCATCCTGACAAGTACCAAGATTTTcat ATGCAGCAAATAGCCACTGAGAACTTTCAACGAATATGCCAAGCATATGAAATATTATCGGATGAGTATAAAAGGCAAATATATGACATATATGGCATGGAAGGTATAAATTCTGGTTTGGAGCTTGGTCCGAAGCTGGATAAAGTTGAAGAGTTGAAGGCCGAACTTGAAAGGTTGCGAAAgaggaaggaagaagagaagatgtTAGCTCATTTTCGACCTTCTGGCACAATACTCTCCCATTTGTCGTTGCCACAGTTTCTGGATGGTGATGGCATTATGCGAGG AATGGCTATGTCTAGCGAAGTTCAATCTCAATTATCTAAGCGCACTGCTATTGCTATTGGTGGAAATTTGGAAGTTAATGAAAATTCTGGTGGTGGAGCTGCTTCTACAGTGCTCAGGCACCAGCTTTCTCCAGTTTCATCCATAGAATTCATAGCATCAGCTGGTTTACGAGCACTTATTGGTGTGCAAACAACACG TAACCTATCTTTACACTCAACGGCTACAATTGCCATAGCAAAGTCTCTGAGGGATGGTTCAATTAATCTTTCCAATACCTGGACCCGCCAACTCTCTGAAACAGCAAATGGAAAT ATACAGCTTTTATTAGGTCCTGAGTCATCTATAGCAGTTGGATGgcaaaagaaacatgaaaaaatgtCTGCTTCTGGAGAGCTGAAG ATTGGCACAAGCTCTTTTGCCGTGTCAGCTCATTATACTCATCGCTTTTCTTCAAAATCTCATGGTCGTATTGCTGGCAGATTTGGAAG CACCAATTTGGAGGTTGAAGTTGGTGGGGGAAGGAAATTATCTAATTTCAGCACAGTTCGAATGCTGTATACAATAGGAATTCAG GGAATCTTTTGGAAATTTGAATTGCACCGAGGAGGACAAAAGTTGATTATTCCT ATGTTGCTTTCCAGGCATTTGAATCCAGTGTTTGCAACTGGAGCATTTGTAATCCCAACATCTCTTTACTTCTTACTCAAG AAATTCGTAGTCAAGCCTTATTACCTTCAAAGGGAAAAGCAGAAGACTTTagagaataaagagagaaattcTGCCCAG GTTCAAGAGGCAAGAGCTGCAGCAGAAAAGGCacaacaattattaaaaattgtGGCCAATAGGAAAATAAGTAAGCATTTAGAAACAAATGAACTTGTAATTACTAAAGCTGTGTATGGAAGCAGTAAAGCTTTGAAGAAAGCAGATGAATCAAGAGAAGTAAACAAAGAATCAGCTTCAGAAGTCTTTGATGTTACAATACctcttaatttcttaattaacgATTCTGGCCAACTGAAg CTTCATGAGGGTGTAAGGAAGTCAGGAATCATGGGCTTTTGCGATCCTTGCCCTGGTGAACCTAAGCTGTTGCATGTGGAATTCACTTACGGTGGCAAAAGATTTGAG gTGGAGGTTGATGATTATGCAGCGTTGTTGATACCCCAAGAATCCCATAGAGTCTGA
- the LOC18094628 gene encoding chaperone protein dnaJ 13 isoform X3, which translates to MDHSLKMGFCWLSKIINSKMQQIATENFQRICQAYEILSDEYKRQIYDIYGMEGINSGLELGPKLDKVEELKAELERLRKRKEEEKMLAHFRPSGTILSHLSLPQFLDGDGIMRGMAMSSEVQSQLSKRTAIAIGGNLEVNENSGGGAASTVLRHQLSPVSSIEFIASAGLRALIGVQTTRNLSLHSTATIAIAKSLRDGSINLSNTWTRQLSETANGNIQLLLGPESSIAVGWQKKHEKMSASGELKIGTSSFAVSAHYTHRFSSKSHGRIAGRFGSTNLEVEVGGGRKLSNFSTVRMLYTIGIQGIFWKFELHRGGQKLIIPMLLSRHLNPVFATGAFVIPTSLYFLLKKFVVKPYYLQREKQKTLENKERNSAQVQEARAAAEKAQQLLKIVANRKISKHLETNELVITKAVYGSSKALKKADESREVNKESASEVFDVTIPLNFLINDSGQLKLHEGVRKSGIMGFCDPCPGEPKLLHVEFTYGGKRFEVEVDDYAALLIPQESHRV; encoded by the exons ATGGATCACTCTTTAAAAATGGGATTCTGTTGGTTGTCCAAAATAATAAACAGTAAG ATGCAGCAAATAGCCACTGAGAACTTTCAACGAATATGCCAAGCATATGAAATATTATCGGATGAGTATAAAAGGCAAATATATGACATATATGGCATGGAAGGTATAAATTCTGGTTTGGAGCTTGGTCCGAAGCTGGATAAAGTTGAAGAGTTGAAGGCCGAACTTGAAAGGTTGCGAAAgaggaaggaagaagagaagatgtTAGCTCATTTTCGACCTTCTGGCACAATACTCTCCCATTTGTCGTTGCCACAGTTTCTGGATGGTGATGGCATTATGCGAGG AATGGCTATGTCTAGCGAAGTTCAATCTCAATTATCTAAGCGCACTGCTATTGCTATTGGTGGAAATTTGGAAGTTAATGAAAATTCTGGTGGTGGAGCTGCTTCTACAGTGCTCAGGCACCAGCTTTCTCCAGTTTCATCCATAGAATTCATAGCATCAGCTGGTTTACGAGCACTTATTGGTGTGCAAACAACACG TAACCTATCTTTACACTCAACGGCTACAATTGCCATAGCAAAGTCTCTGAGGGATGGTTCAATTAATCTTTCCAATACCTGGACCCGCCAACTCTCTGAAACAGCAAATGGAAAT ATACAGCTTTTATTAGGTCCTGAGTCATCTATAGCAGTTGGATGgcaaaagaaacatgaaaaaatgtCTGCTTCTGGAGAGCTGAAG ATTGGCACAAGCTCTTTTGCCGTGTCAGCTCATTATACTCATCGCTTTTCTTCAAAATCTCATGGTCGTATTGCTGGCAGATTTGGAAG CACCAATTTGGAGGTTGAAGTTGGTGGGGGAAGGAAATTATCTAATTTCAGCACAGTTCGAATGCTGTATACAATAGGAATTCAG GGAATCTTTTGGAAATTTGAATTGCACCGAGGAGGACAAAAGTTGATTATTCCT ATGTTGCTTTCCAGGCATTTGAATCCAGTGTTTGCAACTGGAGCATTTGTAATCCCAACATCTCTTTACTTCTTACTCAAG AAATTCGTAGTCAAGCCTTATTACCTTCAAAGGGAAAAGCAGAAGACTTTagagaataaagagagaaattcTGCCCAG GTTCAAGAGGCAAGAGCTGCAGCAGAAAAGGCacaacaattattaaaaattgtGGCCAATAGGAAAATAAGTAAGCATTTAGAAACAAATGAACTTGTAATTACTAAAGCTGTGTATGGAAGCAGTAAAGCTTTGAAGAAAGCAGATGAATCAAGAGAAGTAAACAAAGAATCAGCTTCAGAAGTCTTTGATGTTACAATACctcttaatttcttaattaacgATTCTGGCCAACTGAAg CTTCATGAGGGTGTAAGGAAGTCAGGAATCATGGGCTTTTGCGATCCTTGCCCTGGTGAACCTAAGCTGTTGCATGTGGAATTCACTTACGGTGGCAAAAGATTTGAG gTGGAGGTTGATGATTATGCAGCGTTGTTGATACCCCAAGAATCCCATAGAGTCTGA
- the LOC18094629 gene encoding 14 kDa proline-rich protein DC2.15 yields the protein MASKSTTSLALFLAVNLLFFSLVTAKRSSCPPPPKPKPTPTPSPSGGKCPKDALKLGVCADLLGSLLNVTVGTPPVEPCCSLIQGLLDLEAAVCLCTAIKANILGINLNIPVSLSLLLNVCGKKVPKDFQCA from the coding sequence ATGGCTTCCAAAAGCACGACATCACTTGCTCTCTTTCTTGCAGTcaaccttctcttcttctccctaGTCACCGCCAAGAGAAGCAGTTGCCCCCCTCCTCCTAAACCCAaaccaacaccaacaccaagCCCTTCCGGTGGAAAGTGCCCAAAGGATGCACTTAAATTAGGTGTATGTGCTGATTTGCTCGGTTCATTGCTTAATGTCACCGTTGGCACTCCCCCAGTAGAACCTTGCTGTAGTCTCATTCAAGGCCTTCTTGATCTCGAGGCTGCTGTTTGCCTTTGCACTGCCATCAAAGCTAACATCTTGGGCATCAACCTTAATATCCCTGTATCTCTAAGCTTGCTTCTCAATGTCTGTGGAAAGAAGGTCCCCAAAGATTTCCAGTGCGCCTAA
- the LOC18094628 gene encoding chaperone protein dnaJ 13 isoform X2, protein MDGEEAGPPKRELYALLQVSPEATDEDIRKAYRHWAQVYHPDKYQDFHQIATENFQRICQAYEILSDEYKRQIYDIYGMEGINSGLELGPKLDKVEELKAELERLRKRKEEEKMLAHFRPSGTILSHLSLPQFLDGDGIMRGMAMSSEVQSQLSKRTAIAIGGNLEVNENSGGGAASTVLRHQLSPVSSIEFIASAGLRALIGVQTTRNLSLHSTATIAIAKSLRDGSINLSNTWTRQLSETANGNIQLLLGPESSIAVGWQKKHEKMSASGELKIGTSSFAVSAHYTHRFSSKSHGRIAGRFGSTNLEVEVGGGRKLSNFSTVRMLYTIGIQGIFWKFELHRGGQKLIIPMLLSRHLNPVFATGAFVIPTSLYFLLKKFVVKPYYLQREKQKTLENKERNSAQVQEARAAAEKAQQLLKIVANRKISKHLETNELVITKAVYGSSKALKKADESREVNKESASEVFDVTIPLNFLINDSGQLKLHEGVRKSGIMGFCDPCPGEPKLLHVEFTYGGKRFEVEVDDYAALLIPQESHRV, encoded by the exons atggatggagaagaggcCGGACCACCCAAGAGAGAACTGTACGCACTTCTCCAAGTGTCACCGGAAGCCACCGATGAAGATATCAGAAAGGCTTATCGACATTGGGCTCAAGTTTATCATCCTGACAAGTACCAAGATTTTcat CAAATAGCCACTGAGAACTTTCAACGAATATGCCAAGCATATGAAATATTATCGGATGAGTATAAAAGGCAAATATATGACATATATGGCATGGAAGGTATAAATTCTGGTTTGGAGCTTGGTCCGAAGCTGGATAAAGTTGAAGAGTTGAAGGCCGAACTTGAAAGGTTGCGAAAgaggaaggaagaagagaagatgtTAGCTCATTTTCGACCTTCTGGCACAATACTCTCCCATTTGTCGTTGCCACAGTTTCTGGATGGTGATGGCATTATGCGAGG AATGGCTATGTCTAGCGAAGTTCAATCTCAATTATCTAAGCGCACTGCTATTGCTATTGGTGGAAATTTGGAAGTTAATGAAAATTCTGGTGGTGGAGCTGCTTCTACAGTGCTCAGGCACCAGCTTTCTCCAGTTTCATCCATAGAATTCATAGCATCAGCTGGTTTACGAGCACTTATTGGTGTGCAAACAACACG TAACCTATCTTTACACTCAACGGCTACAATTGCCATAGCAAAGTCTCTGAGGGATGGTTCAATTAATCTTTCCAATACCTGGACCCGCCAACTCTCTGAAACAGCAAATGGAAAT ATACAGCTTTTATTAGGTCCTGAGTCATCTATAGCAGTTGGATGgcaaaagaaacatgaaaaaatgtCTGCTTCTGGAGAGCTGAAG ATTGGCACAAGCTCTTTTGCCGTGTCAGCTCATTATACTCATCGCTTTTCTTCAAAATCTCATGGTCGTATTGCTGGCAGATTTGGAAG CACCAATTTGGAGGTTGAAGTTGGTGGGGGAAGGAAATTATCTAATTTCAGCACAGTTCGAATGCTGTATACAATAGGAATTCAG GGAATCTTTTGGAAATTTGAATTGCACCGAGGAGGACAAAAGTTGATTATTCCT ATGTTGCTTTCCAGGCATTTGAATCCAGTGTTTGCAACTGGAGCATTTGTAATCCCAACATCTCTTTACTTCTTACTCAAG AAATTCGTAGTCAAGCCTTATTACCTTCAAAGGGAAAAGCAGAAGACTTTagagaataaagagagaaattcTGCCCAG GTTCAAGAGGCAAGAGCTGCAGCAGAAAAGGCacaacaattattaaaaattgtGGCCAATAGGAAAATAAGTAAGCATTTAGAAACAAATGAACTTGTAATTACTAAAGCTGTGTATGGAAGCAGTAAAGCTTTGAAGAAAGCAGATGAATCAAGAGAAGTAAACAAAGAATCAGCTTCAGAAGTCTTTGATGTTACAATACctcttaatttcttaattaacgATTCTGGCCAACTGAAg CTTCATGAGGGTGTAAGGAAGTCAGGAATCATGGGCTTTTGCGATCCTTGCCCTGGTGAACCTAAGCTGTTGCATGTGGAATTCACTTACGGTGGCAAAAGATTTGAG gTGGAGGTTGATGATTATGCAGCGTTGTTGATACCCCAAGAATCCCATAGAGTCTGA